TGCAGAACTGCAAGAAGAGGCAGCGGTGCTCagagaacagcaagaaaagctgGACTGTAAGCATAAcgatgagaaaaacaaattacaaatgAGTTTCAATGAGGAAAAAGCCAATCTGCAAGAACTCTTGAGGAAAGAGCACGAGGACGATGTTAGAGCTAGACTGGAAGAGGCAAAGGAGAAGTTCAGTCAAGAACGGGAGGAACTGATTCAGAACGGTGTCTGGGTGGAGGAGAAGATGAGGGTGCTGGTGCAGGCactgcaggaagagaagggagagctgGAGCATGGCTTCCACGAGCAGTTGAAAAGGATGACAGAAATGCACGCCctggagaaagaagagctgcaggaagagctgctgaggaagcacaagcaggagctggaggaggaaaggtGAGTGTCCCAGCCAGCCGCAGCGGCAGAGGTCTGCGCTGACCGCGAGTGCTCAGAAGTCATTCCTGAGGCTTATTGCAGGTGCTCACTGTGCGGTGCCCTTACCTGCTTCATCCCAGGACATGGGTGGGATGGTACCCAGCGGCTTTTGACTTTTTCCAAGCAGATATTTGTATTGGCTTTTAGCTCACCTAGAGGCAACAGTACTGTTAAAGCATAACCAGATGTGGCTAACTTGAGCTCTGTTCATTCAGTGTCCTTGTGCTTTACAGTCCTTTGTACTTAAAGCGTTTGAATATTGAGGTGTCTTTTCTGAAGAAGCAAATGGATGGCTGGTAAATGCATTTAGGGAGCACTGAGTGTCAACAGAAACTGAAGCCGTCCTGGGGCGACAGAGAGATGGGGGACAAGAACATCTTGGGGATGTTATTGGGACAAGCCCCCATAAATCTGATGCCAAGCACAGGAAAGGCATATATTGTatgcaaaacaatttcaaagGACATTTCATGAGTTATACCCTTTCAAGGcaattagatttttgtttttgaagtttcaACAAACTGCCTCAAATTTAACTTTGTCTCTCAGAAACACCCATCAAATAGTAGTTCCACTAAAACTCAGCGGAAATAGTAActtttcagcttgttttattgagtagctttaaaaaaaattgaatctTTCTGAGTTAGCTCGGAGTTTAGTAATTTATTATGTTAACcatgtttaggaaaaaaatggaaattgacTATAACAGAAGAGCATCTCATGCTGAAACTCAGTTTTCTGTGGAGACACAAACACTTGTgaataaatatgaagaaacaaTCCAAAATCTGGAAAGGAGCTACCAGCGAGAGTTGCATGATCTTGTTGaacagcagagagaggaaaaatctCAGTGGGAGTTTGAAAAGGATGAAGTTGCCCAGGAGGTTGCCGAAGCCCatgagcagctgaaggaaagcCTGGCAAATgaaaaggctgctgctgttgcccTGACCCAAGAGAAAGAACTGCTGGAGAAGAACTTCAAGGAGGAAGTGAACAAGCTGGTGTGCGAGAAGGAGCAGCTCCAGAAAGAGCTGCAAGACCTGAGGAAGGTTGCTgagaagcaagaggaaaagcTGAATGACAAAATAACACGACTCCAAAATGACCATGAGAAAGAGCTAAAGGACAAAGAGGAGCATATATCTGTGGTGGAGGAAAATGGGAGGCTGATTAGCCAAAAGCTGGAGAGACTCAACAGTGAGTAtaagcaagagaaagaagaattgAATTCCAAACTTCTTGCTTTGGAAAGTTTAAACAAAGACATTTGTGTGcgagcagaaacagaaaaggcagagatgAATCTGGAAATCTCAAAccttcaagaaaaaatacagaaattgcaGTGGGAGACTGTTAGTTTTTCCGCACTGCAGAATCATTATAGGGTCCTGGAAAATGAATAtgcaaaagcaaagagcaaaattGCTTCTTTCTCTAGTATGGAGCCTCTGGGAGACGATGCAGATGTTCTCATAAATCTGCAGAAAGTGCATGAGCAAGCTGTGAAGGAAAACGTCAGGATGGCTTCTGAGATCGTCAGGCTGCAGCAACGGCTGCGAGCTGTGGAGCGGGAGACCCCCAGACCTCCCGGGTCTGGTCACTCTGACCCCAGTGCAGAACCACTGCAGCTGCAAGACAGAAGGGATCCTGCTCTCCAAGGGCTGCCCCGTGATCGGAGAGATGCAGGCAAGGCAGTAGGTGTGAATGTCTCTCCAGTTTTGGAGACTGACACTGCAGACCTGGAAGACATGCTTGAGATGTGCTCTGCTGTGGAGAAACCATGGGGTGAAAGCAGAGCAGACGGCCACGCGCTCAGGTTGCAGGCGTGTCAGATGCAAGGAAGTAAAATGGCAGTGGGAAGTGATTATAATCTTGGTTATGACAAAAATCAAGAGCTAGTTGCTCAGGtgcctctgctgcagaaaaagagagatctTGAGAGAGTTCCCAGACTAAAAGTACTACAAAATAATACTAAGCAGCAGAATGTCCATCTGCTGAATAACAGAATAGCTCCCGGGAATAAAGGGTTTCATTCTGATGCTTCAAAGCTGCAGACTGATCTCAAGAGGGCCGAAGAGCTGACTGAAGCCTCTCTCCAGCTGGAACACGCTCCTGGATCAGTGAACGGCGACCTGAAGGATGCAATTCCTCAGCTTTGGAAAAGGGtcgaggagctgcaggaaaggTTGGTGGCACAGGCTAAGCTGCTGTCACTACAGGAAGAAATTCAGGCAGAAAACAAGGATCTAAAATCTGAAGTGATCaagttaattgaaaaaaataaagccctaGAAGACAGCCTACGTAGGCTGAGAAGCTTTCATTGCAAGCTCGAAGCAGGTAACCTGGGAGGCATTaagctcagagaagaaaacacacagctcCTCAAAAAAGCTAAAGAATTAGAAGATGGTCAAAACCGAGATGTACAAGGAAAATTGGATGTGCGCAGTGAGAAGCTAAGGCTGCGGTGCCAGCTTGGAAAACTGGAAGAACACCCTGAAATGTTAGGGGTTCTGCAGGACGAGCAGGCCCAATGTGACAGCACGACGAAAGAGATGTTGGCAGAAAAGAGGGAGCTGCAAGAGCCCGACAgaaagctggaggagaaagTTACTGCCCTGCTGAGCCAAAACGGCATGCATTTCcatgaggagaaggaggagaggaacaCAGTGACACACGGCTTGCAAAGCACGTGCACTGAGCTGCAGCAAAAAGTTGATCTCTTGAGGTAACGTACACTAAAACCTTGTGGGAAGTGTGCCGGCCCCGCGATGCTCCAACGTGCTGCTTGCTCCACGTAGAAACTAACCTAGTGTCCCACTGACTGCTTCGTAGCCCTACTGACTGCCCCATGGCTGCTGCATTAACCTCTGTAGCTTAGCTCTGAGTAGAAAAGGGTGCCCTGGACCCTAACCGTAGCAGGCAGGCTGTCGAAGCGTGGATAATGACGGCTGAAATAAGTGTGCAAGACGTGCTTCTCTCTGAACCTGACCTAACGTGATGGGTAAAACCAGCAACTTGCTGCTCTGCGTGTGGACGCAGGCATCTTCACATATCAGAGGTCCCTGTGTTCTTATGTCTAAACTGTTGTGGTAACATTTCcagaatgcttttaatttttactaaTATCACCTCTTCGTTCTGTTCCTTTCTAGTACTGAACGTTACTTGGAAAGCTAGAAGCGTTTCACTTTTTCTAAATATCAAAGTTCTTCTAAATATCAAAGTTAATGCTAAGAAATCAGTCACTTTTTTGTTAGCAATTAGTGTTATTTTGGATTGTTTGGAACTGGTATTAAGAATGCATCAGGTATACAACGTGGCAAATACCAtcataacaaagaaaacacgACAGGTTACCTCCTTTTTACCTGCTTCATTTCAGCAAGTGCTGTTCTGGTGGTCATAAAGTGCTTACAAATGGCTTAATTATCGTTCAGCACTGACTTCCTATAAGAAGTTGTTCCTTGAAGTATTGCTCCATGCCTGAATTATTTCTCTGCAGGTacctggggaaaggaaagacaCTCTCAGACTCTGCTGTTTCCATGCTGCTACTCCCAGCATGCAGGGctctggagcagctggggagcagcgtTCCTTGGTGCAGCCTGCATATGGCAGCATTAGGCTGTTCAAAGTTAGGACTACGTTATTGGCAGTTTAAGGACTGAGAGATATAGTACAGTCTTGGAGTGTGATACTTCTACTAGGTATCTTAGATTTTAAGCAACTTTGTGCAGTTTTTTTTATAGCTAGAATGTCCCTTTCCAGTGTTATGGAAAGCACTCGAAAGGTAAAATCCATACGAATCCATACACAGCTCATAAAATAAGCCAgctgtagttttgttttcaagtgtcACAAGCAGTTAAGGCTCTTAGTATGTGGGCCTGGGTGATGCACAGGAACGGTTCTCATGTCCCGTCTCTCTGCCACAGATGTGAAGCCGAGAAgctcagggaagaaaacaccGCTCTGAAGAACGAGGTGACGTTGTTAAACGAGGAAGGTAGTGCTTCCAGCCTGAAACTGAGGGAGCTGAATGGATCCCAGGAAGAAATGCGGTAAGGATGCTATGGGGGCACGGACCACGTGCATGCCTTCAGGCACACAGTAGCCGTGTCCTTTCTCTCAAAGCTCCTTGACGTGGTAGATATCCTACAGGCTGTGAAACAGGCTGCCTTCTGGTGCCATCAGCTCTCCACCTGGATGAAGTctattccttctgctttttccctgtCCCAGCTTGTCCTTCCCAGTCCTGGAGCTAAAGCAGGAGCCTGATGGGATTCAGGTGACCACTAACACTTAGGAGCTGATCTCTTGTAATTCCCCTGCTTCAGCAAGGGCAGAGGTTGTTAGGCTGGTGTAGCCCTAAAAAAGTCAGGAAGAGGTACAGTGGGACAGAGCACTTCAAAAATTTTGTCTCTTGCAAGTAGGTAACTACCTGTGATCTTGGGAACCCAGCCTTTCCTTTCAGGAAAGGAATACGTGGGTATGTGAAGGAAGTAAGTACTCATGAAGCCTATGCAAAGCAGTGATGctaagtgaaaaataatgaacatCCAGAATTACCTTTTCTAGTGACGTCAAAAAGCAGCCTGTTCTTGCAAGGATATATATATTAACGAGTGACCCTAATGTTaatgagctttcttttttcctaggCAAAAGATAGAGGCagtgagaaaggagaaagtggCTGTACAGAAGATGGTTGACAACCTGAAAAAGCAGGTAAACAGAATCTCCATAATCTTCTCTGGAGAAATCATCACTTTACAAGTCTTTCTTTAGATGATTAcatgtggtttaaaaaaaaaaaagaccactaTCTACACTTAAACTTGTTGATAACTGTGTGATCTCATTAACTGTTTGGGATTGATATGAGGCTTCTTTCTCCTGATCTGGAGACAACTGCAATGCTACTGTAACTATCTGGCTTAGAAACTTGAGAGCATTCTCCATAGTCAACTTGGAAAATGTACTTAATGGAAATATAAAGTTAAAATCTTCCTTTGTAATCATTTTGTGGGTaatgccctgcagcagcccatgggGGAGAGGTTACGTGACACAGCCTCTTCTTACTTCCCAGCTGGATGGGTCTAGgactgctgccagcagtgacCTTTTGCTCATATCCATGAGACTTcactgcttttgtttaaagggAGGTTCATTGTGCTAGGCAAGTACTAGAAGGTTTAAGTAGGTTTTATACCACAAGGAACATGGCTGTTTCTCAGTAAAATTCTCTGTTGCTCAGGATAATCTCATAGCTTGTCAGCATAACACTCAAAATACTTATATCAGCATGGTAAAGGGAAGAAGGAACTGAGAGGTATGCCAGGTAGAACTGATATATCTGAGGCCAATTCTAAGAAATTAAGTTTGTGAGGCTGCATGCAGCGTGCCATCAGCAGCAGTCCTACTCTTATATAGGGGTCTACTTGATTTGGCCTTAATACTGGGGTGTGGAGCAAGTTCAATAGGTTATAGGGAAATAAAGCAGTGTTGCTGGGGTAGTGACTGTTACATGGAGCGCAGGCAGTTATCTGCTGTCTCACCATTGAGTCACTGCTATGGGATTCTGTCTCTGTGGCTGGGCCAATGAATTGGGGTGACATTcgtcagcttttctttttaatcacctgaacagaaaggaaatggattaaaacaaacaaaaaccctaccATCCAATGCAGAAATAGTCCTAACTGACACTGCCGTCCCACTTCAGGTAGCAGATCTGAAGACCAGGAACCAGCAGCTGgactctgaaaacacagaattgAGCCAGAGGAATTCCAAAAGCCAAGCAGATGTGCAGGATCTTAACCAACAGCTGGCAAGGGTGCTCaagcaaaaggaaagggaagcagGAAAGGGTACGCTGGAAGAATGGGAAAAGGAGAGACTGGTACTGAAAGAGGAACTGGAAAACTCTAAAGTAAAGGTACAGGATAAGTGTCTCTAGTGGTATGAAACAACTGAACCTTTAGGAATTAGCATCCCTTTCTCAAGCTGTGTGTGGTCTTTCAAATCTGAACTTTTCCTAGCACTTGTTGCAAATGTCCATGCATGAGGCAGTAGGGGTGGAGGGAAAGTGTGGCAGCACCTGCTTTCTGGCTGCTGCAAAGAAATAGAAGGGTGCAGTTCTGTCTTGAAAATGGAGGCTAGTGATGACAAATACTTTCACCTGCATTTTCCAGCATGCATGTTCTGTTCGGCCCAGTGTATCCCACCTCTAACCCACTGGCTGTAGCATCCTCGGGTTAATCTTTGTTACTCTGTCTCCCAAGCTGAAATCTGAGCTTTTACTGTTTGCAGTCATCAAATATGGTGTCCTCCTTGGAAATGGAGCTGTCGAAAACCAAAGTTCAGGCTCGTATATTGGAGCAGGAAAACCACATCCTCCAGCAGGAACTAGCGAAGACAAAACAGGTACGGCACCCTGCCCAGTACCATCAGGTGATGGGGTTAGAGCCACCATCCTGCTGGCTGTCTCGTGTTCTGCTTTCTTGACTGAGTTGGAAATagttaatttatatttatcttcAATAGTTAATTTATTGAATAAAACGTTACAACACTAGAGGAATGTAAATCTTATTGAAAAAACCTCCCAGCATGATGCGCAATTGTTTGCATAAGGTTGGTTTCACTTAGCCTTTGCCAAAAGGTATTCCAGAGCAGTGGATCTTCGCAGATGGCCTTCAGCAATGAAGACCAAAAATTTAAAGTTCTAATCAAGCAATATACTAGGCTTTTCTAGGTTGCGTGGGTGGGATGGGCAGGGGAACATCCTCCAGCCACTGAGCAGTCCCTGACATCCATCTAGGTCCACAAGAGGACTGGTGTCCTCCAGCATGTCCTCTAGCAGAGGTGTAGCATTAAGAGTGCTGCTACCTGGAGGCTTTAACAGCTCAGAActtaaaaagttaatttcctGGAGGACTTTGTTGTTGCCCATATAAGCATGGCTCATTTGGCTGTAAATACATGCTAATAATCATAGATAATGAAGGGCACAGATGAGTTAGCCCTCCTGATTAGGGTGCCAAAGTCATTTTCTTCAGAGTAAAGCACTCATTTGATGTTCCTAATGCTTTGTATTTATAATggtcttaaaaagcaaaagcagatgaGGCATATTCAGTACAGTGAATTGTGGCTTGAGTGTAATTAAAGACAGAAGATTGAACAGAGACCAAATcacccaggagcaggcagaCTAAGCTAAAGCACTCTGTCAACTGGGAAAGAGATCAGAAAAGTCATCTGTatggtattttttccccttccctggaaGGAGAAACCCAAAGCCTTATCCACCTCATCAAGGTTATAAGAGGAACACTGACATtgagctgcaggaaggagaatTCCCAATCTGTTATggttactaaaaaaaaaaaaaaaaaaacccacaccataAATACACACAATGAAAATTAGGTATATGGAAGGTTCACTTCTCAATGCAATTGGTGTCATACAACCCAGAGGGATGATCCTATTAGGGTTTTTATGCTAATACAACTCATGTAAGAGGCACAGCATCTGTCTGCTGGCCTGTGATTTGCAGGAGCCTTAACATAAATCTGAGGGGTTGCAGGGTGATTTAGGTGTCCTTAGCATTGTTCTTACAGGAAGGGTGTCTTGGATCATGAGTGATATTCATATGATCAGTCATGAAGCAGCTTGCAGTCTGCTCCCatcttttctgctctgcctAGAACATGATGCTTGGCCCTGAGGAGGGGAGAAAGCTTTGTGTGACACTCACAGGCAAAATtctgaaacagcacagaaacttGACTTAGAGTTGCTTTCCACAGCTGCCCAGATGTTCTGATCTCTCTGACCTTCAAAATGAAGTTTCTAGCTTAattgctaaaaatgaaaagctgctgaaagaaaaagaagccctGAGTGAGGAATTAAACAGATGCATCGATAAGGTAAGACAGAACTGCAAACCCATGTCACTCCTACATGCTGTAACAAGGTGCTAAAATTATTAAACCATGTTCTCCATCACCCTAACCTGTAAAactacattgatttttttttcttaccttcagGACAAATAAAGGCTTTATTGCCATTGCCTTTTTACCCTTGCTGCTTTTAGAGAGCTTTTGGAGCACAGCTTCACTGTAATTTGATTATGTAGCAAATTCCAAACATCGCAAGGAACAGAGGGCTGGACATAAATATTGTAGCAGGACAAGGAAGACAGTGTTCTTGCACTTATTGCAGCTCTGATGTATTGGAGCTCTGAACTGGAGCAGTGTAGTAGGCATGCCATAAATAATGGTCCTGTTGTGCGGAGATTCGGGCAGGGAGCTGAGGgttttttgctttcctgcacTTTCTTTGCATAGCTGTAACTCCATCTAGCTTAACTCCCAAAGTCAAATGGAGTTAAAGAAGATCCTGAATGGTTCGGGCTTACCGATGTAATCTTATTTCAGGTAGCTAAAGTAAGCTTCTTAGAGAATGCAGTCGGCAGCCTGAAGCAGGAACAGAAGTCCCGGGAACAACAGAGTCAGACACTGAAAACACAGCTCACGGTTGCACAAGAAAAGGTATAAAAGTGGGTTTTGTTATAGCCCCAAatcaaaagcatttcttaatCTCTTGtagttcttttttcctaaaaacagtCGTCTTCTAATATGCTCAAAGGCTTCATGCAGCTAAGAATGGACACTGATGGGCTTTCAAAGTGACGTTCTTAAAGGACAAGAGGAAACTTGTTAAATGAGATCTCTCTCCTCTGCCCCCAGGAATAAGCTGTTTTGCATCTACAGCCAAGTTCCCTTTGCCAATTCATTCAGCCCAGCGATCCCTAGAACACTACAGAGATTCTGCTCCCTCCTTTCTTGTGGTGGTTTGCTTCTTAACAGTCAAGGGAGGAGAACAAATGGCCATTTGCTTGGCTTTTCTTGATTCTTCTGGGCCACGGGCTGCCAAGAATGAATAATTCAAAAGGAATCTCCTTTTCCCAGCATATCACAGGAAATATTCGGGGGTGGAAAATGCATATCTGAGTACAGTATTTCAGCCATGTTTAAGAGTTTGTGGCTAACTTCAAGCAGAAATTCAGGGAATCATTTAGCATTTTCAGGAGGTGGGCTGTCACCGTTTTCTTCACCCCTTCCAAGAGACAGCGGCCAAATCCCCGTGACTTGTGGCATATGTACCCCTCAGCGGACCAAGCTCACGACAAGTCTTGGTACAGCAAACATGAAGTTGTGTTCCTGCCCGTTACAGGTTCAGAGTCTAGATGAAACGCTGCAAAACACCAACCTCCAGATGTCCCGCCTGAAATCGGACCTACGGGTGgcacagcaggagaaggaaactCTTGAACAAGAAGTGATGTCTTTACACAAGCAACTGCAGAATGCCAATGAAAAGGTAACTGGCTTCAAGGGCCTCAAATTTGGTCAACTCCACTTGTCATCTTTTCAGATTCAAATTACAAATTTAATAGCAGCTAGTTGCTGCTCTTCTGTAGCCTGTCACTGTAGCCCACTTATTTTTTGGAGGGTTAGCTTGCTCACTAAAAGGACACAAATAGAGCTGCAGATCTGAGCAAGTAGACCCTGAATTGTGTAATTATTGACTCTTTTGTAAACACAAGTGAtaaaaagctaacaaaaacaGCTAAAAGGAGAAGAGTACAAAAAAGTCCTATTCtaatgatattttctgttttagttttcagttttaaaatagttgACTAAGAGTAGTTCTGTGATGTTGTATATAGCAGCGATTTACTTATATGTCTAAATGTGATGGCAGGCTATGATCGGTCCATTTTCTAAGAGTCTTTATTCTTCTTCCCCagaacaaaatcttttcaaaaaaaataaagcagtggGTAATATGAATTTACACATAACAGACTGTAAGTGTATCAACAAC
This Cygnus atratus isolate AKBS03 ecotype Queensland, Australia chromosome 5, CAtr_DNAZoo_HiC_assembly, whole genome shotgun sequence DNA region includes the following protein-coding sequences:
- the NIN gene encoding ninein isoform X1, whose amino-acid sequence is MDEAEQDQYEARLKELFDSFDSTGTGSLGQEELTDLCHVLHLEEVAPALQQTLLQGNLLGRVHFDQFKEALILILSRTLSNEEHFQEPDSSPKAQPKYIKGGKRYGRRSLPEFRASVEDFAEVTVIEPLGEEARPPHIAPGGCEEHWKTRGSEEYEAEGQLRFWNPDDLNASPSASLPTPEWIEEKLQEVCEHLGITRDGHLNRKKLVSICEQFGLQNVSGEVLEGVLHSLDQDGTMSVEDFFYGLLRNGKPLTPSASTPYRQLKRHLSMQSFDESGRRTAGPAAMPSTLGFCLFSSLDDGMGYGCVEGILDCWHQEGVENSQDILKALDFSLDGKVNLTELTLALENELLITKNSIHQAALASFKTEIRHLLERVDQVAREKEKLRSDLEKAEKLKSLMASEVDDHHAAIERRNEYNLRKLDEEYKERIAALKNELRKEREQILQQANKQRLELEQEIEKLKTDENYIRDRLTLSLKENSRLESELLETGEKLAEYESLASKLQRNLENVLTEKYGDLDPSSAEFFLQEERLAQMKSKYELQCRELQDQIDELHSELEEYRTQGKAFRPSLKNSLSEEFDIDIKSHGNSGIEPDQGLGSEDCNPLNMSIEAEMAIEQMKEQHHRDLHHLKQELEDTVSHYEKQLDETKIHCEKEQEDMRKKYTEEMHVMEKQITGLKNQVAELQEEAAVLREQQEKLDCKHNDEKNKLQMSFNEEKANLQELLRKEHEDDVRARLEEAKEKFSQEREELIQNGVWVEEKMRVLVQALQEEKGELEHGFHEQLKRMTEMHALEKEELQEELLRKHKQELEEERKKMEIDYNRRASHAETQFSVETQTLVNKYEETIQNLERSYQRELHDLVEQQREEKSQWEFEKDEVAQEVAEAHEQLKESLANEKAAAVALTQEKELLEKNFKEEVNKLVCEKEQLQKELQDLRKVAEKQEEKLNDKITRLQNDHEKELKDKEEHISVVEENGRLISQKLERLNSEYKQEKEELNSKLLALESLNKDICVRAETEKAEMNLEISNLQEKIQKLQWETVSFSALQNHYRVLENEYAKAKSKIASFSSMEPLGDDADVLINLQKVHEQAVKENVRMASEIVRLQQRLRAVERETPRPPGSGHSDPSAEPLQLQDRRDPALQGLPRDRRDAGKAVGVNVSPVLETDTADLEDMLEMCSAVEKPWGESRADGHALRLQACQMQGSKMAVGSDYNLGYDKNQELVAQVPLLQKKRDLERVPRLKVLQNNTKQQNVHLLNNRIAPGNKGFHSDASKLQTDLKRAEELTEASLQLEHAPGSVNGDLKDAIPQLWKRVEELQERLVAQAKLLSLQEEIQAENKDLKSEVIKLIEKNKALEDSLRRLRSFHCKLEAGNLGGIKLREENTQLLKKAKELEDGQNRDVQGKLDVRSEKLRLRCQLGKLEEHPEMLGVLQDEQAQCDSTTKEMLAEKRELQEPDRKLEEKVTALLSQNGMHFHEEKEERNTVTHGLQSTCTELQQKVDLLRCEAEKLREENTALKNEVTLLNEEGSASSLKLRELNGSQEEMRQKIEAVRKEKVAVQKMVDNLKKQVADLKTRNQQLDSENTELSQRNSKSQADVQDLNQQLARVLKQKEREAGKGTLEEWEKERLVLKEELENSKVKSSNMVSSLEMELSKTKVQARILEQENHILQQELAKTKQLPRCSDLSDLQNEVSSLIAKNEKLLKEKEALSEELNRCIDKVAKVSFLENAVGSLKQEQKSREQQSQTLKTQLTVAQEKVQSLDETLQNTNLQMSRLKSDLRVAQQEKETLEQEVMSLHKQLQNANEKNRALERAVPSPGPQEQQRCSQQDEPEQQQLGQENERLRREVHSTTADLVLAREKIRQLESTILSLKHQKHQSQSGIVKAIEQEKLSLKRECEQLQKELSSANRKISQMNSLEHELETSSENEGLRKKQVKLDDQLMEMLHSSSSVMLSQPPHPWELQQQGCAMVPKDQFLQLQHQLLQAERRSQRLQEELESRPSETNMQQGGHEQLLKMMEERMMDVEQKLRLVKRLLQDKVNQLKEQLSKNTKADAMVKDLYVENAQLLKALEMTEQRQKTAEKKNYLLEEKIANLNKIVKNLASPSFSSASELRS
- the NIN gene encoding ninein isoform X2 — protein: MDEAEQDQYEARLKELFDSFDSTGTGSLGQEELTDLCHVLHLEEVAPALQQTLLQGNLLGRVHFDQFKEALILILSRTLSNEEHFQEPDSSPKAQPKYIKGGKRYGRRSLPEFRASVEDFAEVTVIEPLGEEARPPHIAPGGCEEHWKTRGSEEYEAEGQLRFWNPDDLNASPSASLPTPEWIEEKLQEVCEHLGITRDGHLNRKKLVSICEQFGLQNVSGEVLEGVLHSLDQDGTMSVEDFFYGLLRNGKPLTPSASTPYRQLKRHLSMQSFDESGRRTAGPAAMPSTLGFCLFSSLDDGMGYGCVEGILDCWHQEGVENSQDILKALDFSLDGKVNLTELTLALENELLITKNSIHQAALASFKTEIRHLLERVDQVAREKEKLRSDLEKAEKLKSLMASEVDDHHAAIERRNEYNLRKLDEEYKERIAALKNELRKEREQILQQANKQRLELEQEIEKLKTDENYIRDRLTLSLKENSRLESELLETGEKLAEYESLASKLQRNLENVLTEKYGDLDPSSAEFFLQEERLAQMKSKYELQCRELQDQIDELHSELEEYRTQGKAFRPSLKNSLSEEFDIDIKSHGNSGIEPDQGLGSEDCNPLNMSIEAEMAIEQMKEQHHRDLHHLKQELEDTVSHYEKQLDETKIHCEKEQEDMRKKYTEEMHVMEKQITGLKNQVAELQEEAAVLREQQEKLDCKHNDEKNKLQMSFNEEKANLQELLRKEHEDDVRARLEEAKEKFSQEREELIQNGVWVEEKMRVLVQALQEEKGELEHGFHEQLKRMTEMHALEKEELQEELLRKHKQELEEERKKMEIDYNRRASHAETQFSVETQTLVNKYEETIQNLERSYQRELHDLVEQQREEKSQWEFEKDEVAQEVAEAHEQLKESLANEKAAAVALTQEKELLEKNFKEEVNKLVCEKEQLQKELQDLRKVAEKQEEKLNDKITRLQNDHEKELKDKEEHISVVEENGRLISQKLERLNSEYKQEKEELNSKLLALESLNKDICVRAETEKAEMNLEISNLQEKIQKLQWETVSFSALQNHYRVLENEYAKAKSKIASFSSMEPLGDDADVLINLQKVHEQAVKENVRMASEIVRLQQRLRAVERETPRPPGSGHSDPSAEPLQLQDRRDPALQGLPRDRRDAGKAVGVNVSPVLETDTADLEDMLEMCSAVEKPWGESRADGHALRLQACQMQGSKMAVGSDYNLGYDKNQELVAQVPLLQKKRDLERVPRLKVLQNNTKQQNVHLLNNRIAPGNKGFHSDASKLQTDLKRAEELTEASLQLEHAPGSVNGDLKDAIPQLWKRVEELQERLVAQAKLLSLQEEIQAENKDLKSEVIKLIEKNKALEDSLRRLRSFHCKLEAGNLGGIKLREENTQLLKKAKELEDGQNRDVQGKLDVRSEKLRLRCQLGKLEEHPEMLGVLQDEQAQCDSTTKEMLAEKRELQEPDRKLEEKVTALLSQNGMHFHEEKEERNTVTHGLQSTCTELQQKVDLLRCEAEKLREENTALKNEVTLLNEEGSASSLKLRELNGSQEEMRQKIEAVRKEKVAVQKMVDNLKKQVADLKTRNQQLDSENTELSQRNSKSQADVQDLNQQLARVLKQKEREAGKGTLEEWEKERLVLKEELENSKVKSSNMVSSLEMELSKTKVQARILEQENHILQQELAKTKQLPRCSDLSDLQNEVSSLIAKNEKLLKEKEALSEELNRCIDKVAKVSFLENAVGSLKQEQKSREQQSQTLKTQLTVAQEKVQSLDETLQNTNLQMSRLKSDLRVAQQEKETLEQEVMSLHKQLQNANEKNRALERAVPSPGPQEQQRCSQQDEPEQQQLGQENERLRREVHSTTADLVLAREKIRQLESTILSLKHQKHQSQSGIVKAIEQEKLSLKRECEQLQKELSSANRKISQMNSLEHELETSSENEGLRKKQVKLDDQLMEMLHSSSSVMLSQPPHPWELQQQGCAMVPKDQFLQLQHQLLQAERRSQRLQEELESRPSETNMQQALLPEQRAVHADSYRRIGHL